A window of Sulfurimonas gotlandica GD1 contains these coding sequences:
- a CDS encoding diguanylate cyclase, translating into MKEKAVVLIVDDVASNVQILAEVLKDEYHIKVAVDGRSAIELSTKKPYPDLILLDVNMPDMDGYDVLRELKRCVGSDSVPVIFVTGNDTEEDEEKGLLLGAVDYIKKPIHPAIVKARVRTQVTLKKQRDELIYNAVHDQLTGLYNRNHLVLEGERKFSRAFRKNDKLSVMMIDIDHFKIVNDTHGHLTGDLVLKEVASLLIQDNRTEDFSARFGGEEFIVVLDGCSKEDAKEKAETLRKKIEELNPADIKVTASFGISELNKEHNSFESLLRAADSALYSAKSSGRNCVVVA; encoded by the coding sequence ATGAAAGAAAAAGCAGTTGTATTAATTGTTGATGATGTGGCATCAAATGTACAAATACTTGCTGAAGTATTGAAAGATGAGTACCATATAAAAGTAGCGGTAGACGGCAGAAGTGCGATAGAACTAAGTACTAAAAAGCCATACCCTGACTTGATTTTACTTGATGTAAATATGCCTGATATGGATGGATACGACGTACTACGAGAATTAAAAAGATGTGTTGGGAGTGATAGTGTTCCAGTTATTTTTGTGACAGGCAACGATACTGAAGAAGACGAAGAAAAAGGTCTCCTCTTAGGCGCAGTTGATTATATTAAAAAACCGATACATCCAGCTATAGTAAAAGCGAGAGTTAGAACTCAGGTAACACTTAAAAAACAGAGAGATGAGCTTATCTACAATGCTGTGCATGACCAACTCACAGGTCTTTATAACCGCAATCACTTAGTTTTAGAAGGAGAGAGAAAATTCTCAAGAGCATTTAGAAAAAATGATAAGTTGAGTGTTATGATGATTGATATAGATCACTTTAAAATAGTAAATGATACTCATGGACATTTAACTGGAGATCTGGTTTTAAAAGAGGTAGCATCTCTGCTTATTCAGGATAATAGAACTGAGGACTTTAGTGCAAGATTTGGCGGAGAAGAGTTTATAGTCGTTCTGGATGGCTGCTCAAAAGAAGACGCAAAAGAAAAAGCAGAGACTCTTAGAAAAAAGATTGAAGAGTTAAATCCGGCTGATATAAAAGTAACTGCCAGTTTTGGAATTAGTGAGTTAAATAAAGAACACAATAGTTTCGAGTCTCTTTTAAGAGCAGCAGATTCAGCACTATATTCTGCAAAAAGCAGTGGGCGAAACTGCGTCGTAGTAGCTTAA
- a CDS encoding response regulator, whose amino-acid sequence MNFLDRLTLNVKLNILIFMTAFSILIVTALSFYIRYENRNITDSIYQNHIEPLVTLEEIKDIYNINILDTINEEKIGNISKDEAIEVLTLAKELLEKKWNQFALKEIDDEEKELFAYSKREFIKIVKILKNNESANDEEHNENIVKLKDIISYANIELNEYIRFQLALAYKKKVNSDYKYLQLIIYASIFILLMATLFYLFAVKIKNNINTLSRELVEAKEIAEESVKTKAIFLASMSHDIRTPMNGVIGMLGLLMNSKLDDTQKHQASLAKSSAKALLSLINDILDFSKVEAGKMDLEYIDFNIRDELGDFAEGIAFRAQEKGVELILEVTDIEQNMIKADPGRIRQILSNIVGNSIKFTSEGFIAIKAILDVTEPTDARLIIEMSDSGIGIPEDKIDTLFDSFSQVDASTTRKYGGTGLGLAIVEKLCELMNGKVEVKSDFGKGSIFTIDISVELSQDRSLAIPHNSVKDKKILIIDDSKFSIEAMKKQLQHWGMKVYSAIDSKEALKMLQDDSFDIAFIDRVIPDMNSEELAKTIRKNTAYSSMKIIMMTSLIDRVDAISYRNIGIDGFFPKPATTKDLFKALDTLFKDDNFFSSENIEEEQDPIFESNILLVEDNITNQLVANGMLEDFGLEADIANNGIEALEMLNSSSKKYNLIFMDCQMPELDGYGATQAIRAEQAGERYTNIPIIAMTANAMQGDQEKCRSAGMSDYLAKPIDKELLKNILLKWL is encoded by the coding sequence ATGAATTTTTTAGATAGATTAACACTTAATGTAAAACTTAACATACTTATATTTATGACTGCTTTTTCTATTTTAATAGTCACTGCTCTATCTTTTTATATTCGCTATGAAAATAGAAATATAACAGACAGTATATATCAAAACCATATTGAACCTTTGGTGACCTTGGAAGAGATTAAAGATATATACAATATCAATATTCTTGACACAATTAATGAAGAAAAAATAGGTAATATCTCAAAAGATGAAGCAATTGAAGTCTTGACATTGGCTAAAGAGTTACTAGAAAAAAAATGGAATCAGTTTGCACTAAAAGAGATAGACGATGAAGAAAAAGAACTTTTTGCCTACTCAAAAAGAGAGTTTATAAAGATTGTAAAAATATTAAAAAACAACGAGAGTGCTAATGATGAAGAACATAATGAAAATATTGTAAAACTAAAAGATATTATTAGTTATGCCAATATTGAGTTGAATGAATATATAAGGTTTCAGCTAGCTCTTGCATACAAAAAAAAGGTGAATTCTGATTATAAATATCTTCAACTAATCATATATGCTTCTATTTTTATTCTTCTGATGGCTACTCTTTTTTACTTGTTTGCTGTGAAGATTAAAAATAATATTAATACACTAAGCAGAGAATTAGTTGAAGCTAAGGAGATAGCAGAAGAGAGTGTTAAAACTAAAGCAATATTTTTGGCAAGTATGTCTCATGATATAAGAACTCCAATGAATGGTGTAATTGGGATGCTTGGTCTCTTAATGAACTCAAAATTGGATGACACTCAGAAGCACCAAGCATCTCTGGCTAAAAGTAGTGCAAAAGCACTTCTTAGTCTTATAAATGATATTTTAGATTTTTCAAAAGTTGAGGCTGGAAAGATGGATTTAGAATATATTGATTTTAACATTCGTGATGAGCTTGGAGACTTTGCAGAAGGGATCGCTTTTAGAGCACAGGAAAAAGGTGTTGAACTTATTTTAGAAGTTACAGATATTGAACAAAATATGATAAAAGCAGATCCAGGACGAATCCGACAAATACTCTCTAATATAGTAGGTAACTCCATTAAGTTTACATCCGAAGGATTTATTGCGATTAAAGCAATCTTGGATGTTACAGAACCTACAGATGCAAGATTGATTATTGAGATGTCTGATAGTGGAATAGGCATTCCAGAAGATAAAATAGATACTCTCTTTGACTCTTTCTCCCAGGTAGATGCATCTACTACAAGAAAGTATGGCGGGACTGGGCTTGGACTGGCTATTGTTGAAAAATTGTGTGAGCTAATGAATGGTAAAGTGGAAGTTAAAAGTGATTTTGGAAAAGGAAGTATATTTACTATAGATATTAGTGTAGAACTTAGTCAAGACAGATCTTTAGCTATTCCTCATAACTCGGTTAAAGATAAAAAGATTTTAATTATAGATGATTCAAAATTCAGTATAGAAGCCATGAAAAAACAACTCCAACACTGGGGAATGAAAGTTTACAGCGCGATTGATTCCAAAGAAGCATTAAAAATGTTACAAGATGATAGTTTTGATATAGCATTTATAGATAGAGTGATACCAGATATGAATAGCGAAGAACTTGCTAAAACAATTAGAAAGAACACTGCATATAGTAGTATGAAAATTATTATGATGACTTCGCTTATAGATAGAGTAGATGCCATTAGCTATCGTAATATTGGGATAGATGGTTTTTTCCCAAAACCTGCTACTACTAAAGATCTTTTTAAAGCTCTTGATACTCTTTTTAAAGATGATAATTTCTTCAGCAGTGAAAATATTGAAGAAGAGCAAGACCCTATATTTGAAAGTAATATATTACTAGTTGAAGATAACATCACTAATCAGCTTGTCGCAAATGGGATGTTAGAGGACTTTGGACTTGAAGCAGACATAGCAAATAATGGTATTGAGGCTTTAGAGATGTTAAATAGCTCTTCTAAAAAATATAACCTTATTTTTATGGATTGTCAGATGCCAGAGCTTGATGGATATGGTGCAACTCAAGCTATCAGAGCTGAGCAGGCTGGAGAGAGATATACAAATATACCGATTATCGCTATGACTGCAAATGCTATGCAAGGTGATCAAGAGAAGTGTAGGTCTGCCGGTATGAGTGATTATCTTGCTAAGCCAATAGATAAAGAATTGTTGAAAAATATACTTCTTAAATGGCTGTAA